Proteins from a genomic interval of Maylandia zebra isolate NMK-2024a linkage group LG15, Mzebra_GT3a, whole genome shotgun sequence:
- the cnr1 gene encoding cannabinoid receptor 1, whose translation MKSVLDGVADTTFRTITSGLQYLGSNDANYDDPLSDVDFKGSFSLQKPLSAFRSNSFPNKVPPDEELILKGIPFYPTNATDLFGNRSTFKDETNNIQCGENFMDMECFMILTPSQQLAVAVMSLTLGTFTVLENLVVLCVILQSRTLRCRPSYHFIGSLAVADLLGSVIFVYSFLDFHVFHRKDSPNVFLFKLGGVTASFTASVGSLFLTAIDRYISIHRPLAYRRIVTRTKAVIAFCMMWTISIIIAVLPLLGWNCKRLNSVCSDIFPLIDENYLMFWIGVTSVLLIFIIYAYIYILWKAHHHAVRMLSRASQKSLVVYSADGTKVQTTRPDQARMDIRLAKTLVLILVVLVICWGPLLAIMVYDLFWRMDDDIKTVFAFCSMLCLLNSTVNPIIYALRSKDLRHAFLSSCNACRGSGQQLDNSLESDCQNRNTHISANRAAESCVKTTVKIAKVTMSVSTETSAEAV comes from the coding sequence ATGAAATCTGTGCTGGATGGTGTGGCAGACACCACCTTTCGGACTATTACATCTGGTTTGCAGTATCTGGGCTCCAACGATGCTAACTATGATGACCCGCTCAGTGATGTAGACTTCAAGGGCAGCTTCTCTCTGCAGAAGCCGTTATCTGCTTTCCGCAGCAACTCTTTCCCAAACAAAGTACCTCCAGACGAGGAGCTCATCCTCAAGGGCATCCCCTTCTACCCTACCAATGCCACAGACTTGTTTGGCAACAGGAGTACATTCAAAGATGAGACTAACAATATACAGTGTGGGGAGAACTTTATGGACATGGAGTGTTTCATGATCCTGACTCCTAGCCAGCAGCTGGCTGTGGCTGTGATGTCTCTGACCCTGGGCACCTTCACTGTTCTGGAAAACCTGGTGGTGCTCTGCGTCATCCTGCAGTCCCGCACCCTCCGCTGTCGACCGTCCTACCATTTCATCGGCAGTCTCGCTGTGGCTGACCTGCTGGGcagtgttatctttgtctacaGCTTTTTGGACTTCCATGTTTTCCACAGGAAGGACAGCCCCAATGTTTTTCTCTTCAAGCTGGGTGGAGTCACGGCATCGTTCACAGCGTCAGTGGGGAGTCTTTTCCTCACTGCTATTGACCGCTACATCTCAATTCACCGGCCTCTCGCCTACAGGCGCATCGTGACACGGACCAAGGCTGTCATAGCCTTCTGTATGATGTGGACAATCTCCATCATCATCGCAGTGCTACCTCTGCTGGGCTGGAACTGTAAGCGTCTCAATTCTGTTTGCTCAGACATATTCCCCCTCATCGATGAGAACTACCTGATGTTCTGGATCGGTGTAACCAGCGTGCTGCTTATTTTCATTATCTACGCCTACATATATATCCTGTGGAAAGCTCACCACCATGCTGTCCGCATGCTGAGCCGCGCCTCCCAGAAGAGCCTTGTTGTCTATTCAGCAGATGGGACCAAAGTGCAGACCACACGCCCTGATCAGGCACGCATGGACATCCGTCTGGCCAAGACCCTGGTGCTTATCCTGGTGGTGCTGGTAATCTGCTGGGGCCCATTGCTTGCCATCATGGTCTATGACCTCTTCTGGAGGATGGACGATGACATCAAGACAGTGTTTGCATTTTGCAGCATGCTCTGCCTGCTCAACTCCACTGTCAACCCAATCATCTACGCCTTGAGGAGCAAGGACCTGAGGCATGCTTTCCTCAGCTCCTGCAATGCCTGCAGGGGCAGTGGCCAGCAGTTGGACAATAGCCTCGAGTCAGACTGCCAGAACAGAAATACCCACATTTCTGCCAACAGGGCTGCAGAGAGTTGCGTGAAGACCACTGTGAAAATAGCCAAAGTAACAATGTCTGTATCAACTGAAACTTCTGCAGAAGCTGTCTAA